In one Desulfobulbaceae bacterium DB1 genomic region, the following are encoded:
- a CDS encoding type III-B CRISPR module RAMP protein Cmr1 — protein sequence MSRTLSIEIETLTPLWTAGANSRKMDRLHETGIIGSLRWWYEAMIRGLGGNVKNHESGGCQFDADAYAKHPELPKRARLKKAGLCDVCQLFGATGWKRRFNMEIGQGEKLFEAAEKDKILLPSGRVHPGKKGPRAGGWFLMPDSVTGKNIPLTFRFTDPEDAEKMKILLSLIERHGTLGAKKASGNGVVRFRLKNNGSLAPSPVSTVFPWATSARV from the coding sequence ATGAGCAGAACATTATCGATAGAGATCGAAACCCTTACTCCGCTGTGGACCGCAGGGGCCAATTCTCGAAAAATGGACAGGCTGCACGAGACCGGGATCATCGGCAGTCTGCGCTGGTGGTATGAAGCCATGATTCGGGGATTGGGCGGGAATGTAAAAAATCATGAGAGCGGCGGATGCCAGTTTGATGCGGATGCGTATGCCAAACACCCCGAACTGCCCAAAAGGGCACGACTGAAAAAAGCCGGACTTTGTGATGTCTGCCAGTTGTTTGGCGCGACAGGCTGGAAACGAAGGTTCAACATGGAAATTGGGCAAGGAGAAAAGCTTTTTGAAGCTGCTGAGAAAGATAAAATTCTCCTGCCAAGCGGACGAGTTCATCCCGGGAAAAAAGGGCCACGGGCTGGAGGGTGGTTCCTTATGCCGGACAGCGTCACAGGAAAGAACATTCCGCTGACGTTCCGATTCACCGATCCTGAGGATGCGGAGAAGATGAAGATCCTCCTGTCGTTGATTGAAAGACATGGCACCTTGGGGGCGAAAAAAGCGAGCGGTAACGGTGTCGTCAGGTTCCGCTTAAAAAATAATGGCAGCCTGGCACCATCGCCAGTCTCTACCGTTTTCCCATGGGCTACCTCAGCGAGGGTGTAA